Within Actinosynnema pretiosum, the genomic segment GCCGCGAACAGCAGCAACCCGGTGACCACCAGCGCGCGACCGCCGATCCGGTCGGCCATCCTGCCCGCGACCGGGCCGAGCAGGATGGACGCCACCGACATCGGCGCGCTCGCCGCGCCCGCGGCCAGCGCCGACATGCCCAGCACGGACTGGGCGTACAGCTGGAAGCCGATCGCCATGCTCATGATCCCCACGGACAGCCCGACCGCACCGGCGTTCATCAGCGCGAAGTCGCGCGCCCGGAACAGCGCGAACGGCACCAGCGGCTGCCGTCCACCCGGAGAGCGCTCGACGAGCGCGAACAGCGCGAGCAGCGCCACGCCCAGCGCCAGCAGCAGGGGGATGCTGACGAACGACCACACCGTCCCCCACCCGTACCGCTGCCCCTCCTGCAGCCCGTAGGCCAGGCAGGACAGGCCGAGCGTCACCAGCACCGCGCCGCGCAGGTCGAACGCGCCCGCGCGCGGCGGCCCTGGCGTCGCGGGGATCACCAGGGGGGCGAGCAGCAGGACGGCGGCGCCGATCGGCACGTTGACGGTGAAGATCCAGCGCCAGTCGAAGGAGGTGACCAGCAGCCCGCCCAGCGGGGGACCCGCGATGGTGGCCACGCCCGCCACCGCGCCCCAGACGCCCAGCGCGGCGCCCCTGCGGTGCGCGGGGAACACCGTGATGATGATCGACATGGTCTGGGGGACCAGCAGCGCCGCGCCAACGCCCTGGAGCACCCGCGCGGCGATCAGCTGACCCGCGTCCTGCGACAGCGCGCACAGCAGGGACGCGACGGTGAAGACCAGCACGCCCCCGAGGTAGGTGTTCCGCTTGCCCAGCAGGTCGCCCAGCCTGCCTCCGGTGATCAGCAGGACCGCCAGCACCAGGACGTAGGCGTTGCTGACCCAGAGCACCTCGTTGTAGGTGGCTCCGAGCCTGCCCACGATGTCCGGCATCGCGACGCCGACCACCGTGGTGTCGAGCAACGTCATGAAGAACCCCAGGCACAGCGTCGCGAGGACGGCCCAGGGATTCCCTTTCAGCTTGTGCATTCCCTTGCTCTCTGCTCCGTCTTGCCTTCGGTGTCGGAGGTGGGCCAGCGCAGCCGCCCGTCGCGCACTTCCTCGACGAGCGCTCGGGTGAGGTCGATGTCGGCCCGCAAGTGGGCCTGCACGTGCCGCACCTCGACCAGGTCGATCAGCGGGACGCCGCGTGCGACCAGCGCGTCGTACGCGGCGTTCGAGGCGTCCAGCTCGCTCTCCAGCCGCACGCGGCGGCTGTCCAGCCGGTCGGCCGCGTCACCGGGGTCCAGCAGCGACATGAGCGCGAGCGCCGCGCAGTACACCGGGTAGTCCGAGGACGTGG encodes:
- a CDS encoding DHA2 family efflux MFS transporter permease subunit; this translates as MHKLKGNPWAVLATLCLGFFMTLLDTTVVGVAMPDIVGRLGATYNEVLWVSNAYVLVLAVLLITGGRLGDLLGKRNTYLGGVLVFTVASLLCALSQDAGQLIAARVLQGVGAALLVPQTMSIIITVFPAHRRGAALGVWGAVAGVATIAGPPLGGLLVTSFDWRWIFTVNVPIGAAVLLLAPLVIPATPGPPRAGAFDLRGAVLVTLGLSCLAYGLQEGQRYGWGTVWSFVSIPLLLALGVALLALFALVERSPGGRQPLVPFALFRARDFALMNAGAVGLSVGIMSMAIGFQLYAQSVLGMSALAAGAASAPMSVASILLGPVAGRMADRIGGRALVVTGLLLFAAGLVLFGMTTGVDSRVWSFLPSTVVIGAGLGLVFAPLTATAMREVSPVMAGAASGVLNATRQLGSVLGTAGFGVLLQNRLVDALGRGAEQEAAGLPPELREPFLDGVARAAASGVRFDELQAGSAVRLPDGASPEVAERLAGATRHVFSTGFVEAMHSSLALPVAALLVAAGCCLFAGGRGGSGRPEPVPVEASARERGAGAGEAPAMAG
- a CDS encoding PadR family transcriptional regulator, whose product is MRGVTTLGLAVLRLLAERSQHPYELQQQLRDQGLDRIVKVTHGALYHTVDTLAKDELITPVETTRAGKRPARTVYSITGEGRRVAGERLRELLTTTSSDYPVYCAALALMSLLDPGDAADRLDSRRVRLESELDASNAAYDALVARGVPLIDLVEVRHVQAHLRADIDLTRALVEEVRDGRLRWPTSDTEGKTEQRARECTS